A window of the Desulforapulum autotrophicum HRM2 genome harbors these coding sequences:
- a CDS encoding antibiotic biosynthesis monooxygenase family protein codes for MTIKVLIKRKVQESKSKELNLLFVKLRGLAMAQKGYIGGETLKRVDTPGEYLIVSRWQSIDDWTRWLVSRERTDIQGKIDALTDAETKFEIYTNG; via the coding sequence ATGACAATAAAAGTTCTCATCAAACGAAAAGTCCAGGAATCGAAAAGCAAAGAGTTGAATCTGTTGTTTGTTAAACTCCGGGGGCTTGCCATGGCGCAAAAAGGGTATATCGGCGGTGAGACGCTAAAGCGAGTTGATACGCCTGGTGAGTACCTTATTGTCAGTCGCTGGCAGAGCATTGACGACTGGACCCGATGGCTTGTGAGCAGGGAAAGGACAGACATCCAAGGGAAAATTGATGCATTGACCGATGCTGAGACCAAATTTGAAATTTATACGAATGGGTAG